A single genomic interval of Streptomyces graminofaciens harbors:
- a CDS encoding MarR family winged helix-turn-helix transcriptional regulator, with protein sequence MATTGFPMTSASSKTLPSSVFELVFRLSRVAEDRLGAAYAPFGLSLGDVEVLAALRCSGAPYTLAPRQLCAAVKMTTGGMTGRLDRLERAGLLRRSPDPHDRRALRVTMTDEGMRVIDEALEAGLATQAGMLSALNAEESPQLAELLQVLVTAMDA encoded by the coding sequence ATGGCAACGACGGGTTTTCCGATGACCTCAGCCAGTTCCAAAACACTTCCAAGTAGTGTCTTCGAGCTCGTTTTCCGGTTGTCGCGCGTAGCGGAAGACCGGCTGGGCGCGGCGTACGCGCCTTTCGGACTGTCTCTCGGTGACGTGGAGGTACTTGCCGCGCTGCGCTGTTCGGGCGCGCCGTACACACTCGCGCCCCGCCAGCTGTGCGCGGCCGTCAAGATGACGACCGGTGGTATGACGGGTCGGCTCGACAGGTTGGAACGGGCAGGCCTGCTGCGCCGTTCACCCGATCCGCATGACCGCCGGGCCCTCAGGGTGACAATGACCGACGAGGGCATGCGTGTGATTGACGAGGCGCTTGAGGCCGGCCTCGCGACGCAGGCAGGAATGCTGTCGGCTCTGAACGCAGAGGAGAGTCCGCAACTCGCCGAGTTGCTCCAAGTATTGGTTACGGCCATGGACGCTTGA
- a CDS encoding XdhC family protein: MRHVLEEAAIWQRDGVRFAMASVVNAWGSAPHPAGSSMLISDSGRVVGSVSGGCVEAAVCELAHDVLAGGPPARQRYGVSDDDAFSVGLTCGGTIDVFVREASGDVPAARVAADAAEGLPVALVTVLDGGVRPGAAMAVGLRGISGTLGAAELDRAAVHAAEGLLARGASGSVRVGGDQESGDPHCAPATELLVQSLAPPPRMLVFGAAEFARPLVAFGALLGYRVTVCDARPVFATKERFPEAHDVVVDWPHRWFDSQGERVDASTVVCVLTHDAKFDVPLLRTALRSPAGYIGALGSRRTHEDRLVRLREAGVTEDELARLRSPIGLDLGGRGPEEAALSIVAEIVALRRRGSGLPLTSLDGPVHAARRPLVGR; encoded by the coding sequence ATGCGGCACGTTCTGGAAGAGGCAGCCATCTGGCAGCGGGACGGTGTCCGTTTCGCGATGGCCAGCGTCGTAAACGCCTGGGGTTCCGCCCCGCATCCTGCCGGCTCCTCGATGCTCATCAGCGACAGCGGCCGGGTCGTGGGCAGCGTGTCCGGAGGATGCGTGGAGGCCGCCGTCTGCGAACTGGCACACGACGTGCTGGCGGGCGGCCCGCCCGCCCGGCAGCGCTACGGGGTCAGTGACGACGACGCTTTCTCGGTGGGACTGACGTGCGGAGGGACGATCGACGTCTTCGTGCGCGAGGCGTCCGGCGACGTGCCGGCGGCCAGAGTCGCGGCCGACGCGGCGGAAGGACTGCCCGTCGCGCTTGTCACCGTGCTCGACGGCGGTGTCCGGCCAGGCGCCGCCATGGCGGTCGGCCTGCGGGGAATCAGCGGAACACTGGGAGCGGCCGAGCTCGACCGTGCGGCCGTTCACGCGGCCGAGGGGCTGCTGGCCCGAGGAGCAAGCGGCAGCGTCCGTGTCGGTGGGGATCAGGAATCCGGTGATCCGCACTGTGCACCGGCGACCGAGCTTCTGGTGCAGTCGCTGGCCCCGCCGCCACGGATGCTGGTGTTCGGAGCCGCAGAGTTCGCCCGGCCCCTGGTCGCTTTCGGAGCGCTCCTCGGGTACCGGGTGACGGTGTGCGACGCACGCCCCGTCTTCGCCACGAAGGAGCGTTTTCCGGAAGCCCATGACGTCGTCGTGGACTGGCCTCACCGGTGGTTCGACAGCCAGGGCGAGCGTGTCGACGCGAGCACTGTGGTGTGCGTCCTCACACACGACGCCAAGTTCGACGTGCCGCTGCTCCGGACGGCTCTGCGCAGCCCAGCGGGCTACATCGGAGCGCTGGGTAGCCGCCGTACCCACGAGGACCGGCTCGTGCGCCTGCGCGAGGCGGGTGTGACGGAGGACGAGCTTGCCAGGCTGCGTTCGCCGATCGGCCTCGATCTGGGTGGCCGGGGGCCGGAGGAGGCCGCCTTGTCCATCGTCGCCGAGATCGTGGCGCTCCGCAGACGTGGCAGTGGACTGCCACTGACCAGCTTGGACGGTCCCGTGCATGCGGCGCGACGGCCCCTGGTCGGACGCTGA
- a CDS encoding alpha/beta hydrolase family protein — translation MAELVTNPTPEQEMLNWGRLLLDGIPYADLVAARDRSGDVSWFDHWMATADRYEQLADAALLAGHRRTAAELLLTGSLAAQYGQFLWFDERRQRGQERKAELYRRAAPLLDPPAERFDLPIDDTSIPGYIRVPRGAESPQPCVVLLGGLESTKEESFRFEELLLERGMAIATFDGPGQGEMFPETPLRGDYERYTSKVVDALVADPRIDSTRIAVLGRSLGGYYALRSASLDPRFVACVSWGGFVDMDGWDTETPMTKASWQYVSAMKTMDEAREFVCKNLDSRPVLHQLKVPTYVLHGSLDEIPDSEIDVLVEHAVNAQLEIDIEPEGDHCCHNLGPEPRLRMADWLADRLGTTC, via the coding sequence GTGGCAGAGCTTGTCACCAACCCCACGCCGGAACAGGAGATGCTCAACTGGGGGCGTCTTCTCCTCGACGGGATTCCGTACGCGGACCTGGTCGCAGCTCGCGACAGGAGCGGCGACGTGTCGTGGTTCGACCACTGGATGGCCACTGCCGACCGCTACGAGCAGCTGGCTGACGCCGCCCTCCTCGCGGGACATCGCCGCACGGCGGCCGAACTGCTCCTGACGGGATCGCTGGCCGCGCAGTACGGCCAGTTCCTGTGGTTCGACGAGCGGCGACAGCGCGGGCAGGAGCGGAAGGCGGAACTGTACCGCCGCGCGGCGCCCCTGCTGGACCCGCCGGCGGAGCGGTTCGACCTGCCCATCGACGACACGTCCATCCCCGGCTACATCCGTGTCCCTCGGGGCGCCGAATCCCCCCAGCCGTGCGTCGTGCTTCTCGGCGGACTGGAGTCGACGAAGGAGGAGAGTTTCCGCTTCGAGGAACTCCTGCTGGAGCGAGGCATGGCGATCGCGACCTTCGACGGTCCCGGCCAGGGCGAGATGTTCCCCGAGACTCCGCTGCGAGGCGACTACGAGCGGTACACCTCGAAGGTGGTGGACGCTCTCGTGGCCGACCCTCGGATCGACTCGACACGCATTGCCGTACTCGGCCGTAGCCTCGGAGGCTATTACGCGCTGCGCAGTGCCAGCCTGGATCCCCGTTTTGTCGCCTGCGTGTCCTGGGGCGGGTTCGTCGACATGGACGGGTGGGACACCGAGACACCGATGACCAAGGCAAGCTGGCAGTACGTGAGCGCGATGAAGACCATGGACGAGGCACGCGAGTTCGTGTGCAAGAACCTCGACTCCCGGCCGGTGCTGCACCAGCTGAAGGTTCCGACCTACGTGCTGCACGGCTCCCTCGACGAGATACCCGACTCCGAGATCGACGTGCTGGTCGAGCACGCCGTGAACGCCCAGTTGGAGATCGACATCGAGCCGGAAGGCGACCACTGCTGCCACAACCTCGGCCCGGAGCCGCGGCTGCGGATGGCCGACTGGCTGGCGGACCGTCTGGGCACCACCTGCTGA